One Borreliella chilensis DNA window includes the following coding sequences:
- a CDS encoding recombinase RecA, with translation MSKLKEKREKVAVSSMERADKEGAIELARVQIEKAFGKGSLIKMGESPVGKGIKSMSSGSIVLDEALGIGGYPRGRIIEIFGPESSGKTTLTLQAIAEVQKEGGIAAFIDAEHALDPVYAKALGVNVEELWLSQPDTGEQALEIAEHLIRSGGIDLIVVDSVAALTPKLEIDGEMGDSQIGLQARLMSKALRKITGILSKSNTCIMFINQIRMRIGIMFGNPETTTGGNALKFYASLRLEVRKIEQVTRSGSSDDVIGNKIRVKVVKNKVAPPFRKVELIIYFGKGISREAGILDAAIKYNLIQKTGSWYSLGDNKLGQGRESVIEYLNKEFELANDLDKRLRKIIFNSSDQEVANFIEFKEDECEQ, from the coding sequence ATGTCAAAGTTAAAGGAAAAAAGAGAAAAAGTTGCTGTTAGTAGCATGGAGAGAGCGGATAAAGAAGGAGCTATTGAGCTTGCAAGGGTTCAAATAGAAAAAGCTTTTGGTAAAGGTAGTCTTATTAAGATGGGGGAATCTCCTGTCGGAAAAGGCATAAAGAGTATGTCAAGTGGGTCTATTGTATTAGATGAAGCTTTGGGCATTGGTGGATATCCTAGGGGCCGCATAATAGAAATCTTTGGTCCCGAGTCGTCTGGCAAGACTACTTTAACTCTTCAGGCAATTGCTGAAGTGCAAAAAGAGGGAGGTATAGCTGCTTTTATTGATGCTGAGCATGCTCTTGATCCTGTTTATGCAAAAGCTTTAGGAGTTAATGTTGAAGAACTTTGGCTTAGTCAACCTGATACTGGAGAGCAAGCTCTTGAGATCGCCGAGCATTTAATCAGAAGTGGCGGTATTGATTTAATTGTGGTTGATTCTGTAGCAGCTTTAACTCCTAAATTGGAAATAGATGGAGAAATGGGGGATTCTCAGATTGGTCTTCAAGCAAGGTTAATGAGCAAGGCTCTTAGAAAGATTACAGGCATACTTTCTAAATCTAATACTTGCATTATGTTTATTAATCAAATAAGAATGAGGATTGGCATTATGTTTGGTAATCCTGAGACCACTACTGGTGGGAATGCTTTAAAATTTTATGCATCTCTTCGCCTTGAAGTTAGAAAAATTGAACAAGTAACTAGATCAGGATCAAGTGATGATGTTATAGGCAATAAGATTAGAGTTAAAGTTGTGAAGAATAAGGTTGCTCCACCTTTTCGTAAAGTAGAATTGATAATTTATTTTGGCAAAGGTATTTCTAGGGAAGCTGGTATTTTAGATGCTGCTATTAAGTATAATTTAATACAAAAAACAGGATCTTGGTATTCATTAGGAGATAACAAGTTAGGACAGGGAAGAGAGAGTGTTATTGAGTATCTTAATAAAGAATTCGAACTTGCAAATGATTTGGATAAGAGGCTTAGAAAGATAATTTTTAATAGTTCTGATCAAGAGGTTGCTAATTTTATTGAATTTAAGGAAGATGAATGTGAACAATAG
- the cmk gene encoding cytidylate kinase (Catalyzes the formation of (d)CDP from ATP and (d)CMP), with product MIIAIDGPSASGKSSIARELSVKLGYKFISSGYLYRIITLIAQRYLLNDCGFINENRLLDLIFENDISFNDSGFLLNGENVENQILNGKIDFQVSFYSSYIGIRNIVNKKLKEVVKLSDDNYIIEGRDITTVVFPESEFKIYLDASVEVRALRRYKQRNGNETLEELERTLKMRDDVDKKKQYGKLKLSEGVFYLDTSCKGLDDVCNIIIEKFNLKKVRER from the coding sequence ATGATAATAGCAATTGATGGACCTTCGGCTTCAGGAAAAAGTTCAATTGCGAGAGAGCTTAGTGTAAAACTGGGCTATAAATTTATCAGTTCTGGGTATCTTTATAGAATAATAACTTTAATTGCTCAAAGATATCTTTTAAATGACTGTGGCTTTATTAATGAGAATAGGCTTTTAGATTTGATTTTTGAGAATGATATAAGTTTTAATGATTCTGGTTTTTTGCTTAATGGAGAGAATGTTGAAAATCAAATTTTAAATGGCAAGATTGATTTTCAAGTTTCTTTTTATTCTTCTTACATTGGAATAAGAAACATTGTGAATAAAAAATTAAAAGAGGTTGTTAAATTGAGCGATGATAATTATATAATAGAAGGTAGAGATATTACTACTGTTGTTTTTCCAGAATCTGAATTCAAAATATATCTTGATGCTTCTGTTGAAGTTCGAGCCTTAAGGCGTTATAAGCAAAGAAATGGAAATGAGACTTTAGAAGAATTAGAACGTACTCTTAAGATGAGAGATGATGTTGATAAGAAAAAGCAATATGGTAAGTTGAAATTATCAGAAGGGGTTTTTTACCTTGATACAAGCTGTAAAGGATTAGACGATGTGTGTAATATTATAATAGAAAAGTTTAATTTGAAAAAAGTAAGAGAGAGGTGA
- a CDS encoding 30S ribosomal protein S2 gives MAIITMKSLLEAGVHFGHQVKRLDPRMKRFIFSERNEIHILDLQKTLQGIKDSYELVQRVIKDGKKVLFVGTKKQASEIIEQEAKRSDMPYVNNRWLGGMLSNFNTIKKSVQKLKKLEKMEVDGTFDMISKKEISQLNREKLKLAKNLTGIKDMETLPGAIFIIDPKREQIAINEARKLRIPIISVVDTNCNPDVIDCPIPGNDDAIRSVALFTKIISDAILESDKEVGIQIIENLNEEDLMKEIEIKNDKKDSIEERGSNL, from the coding sequence TTGGCAATTATTACAATGAAAAGCTTGTTGGAAGCAGGAGTTCATTTTGGTCATCAGGTAAAAAGGCTTGATCCTAGAATGAAAAGATTTATTTTTTCTGAGAGAAATGAGATACATATTTTAGATCTTCAAAAGACTTTGCAGGGCATTAAAGATTCTTACGAACTTGTTCAAAGGGTGATAAAAGATGGCAAGAAGGTGCTTTTTGTTGGGACTAAAAAGCAAGCTAGTGAGATAATCGAGCAAGAAGCAAAAAGAAGCGATATGCCATACGTTAACAATAGGTGGCTTGGGGGCATGCTTTCTAATTTTAATACAATTAAAAAATCTGTTCAAAAGTTAAAAAAGCTAGAAAAGATGGAAGTTGATGGAACTTTTGATATGATAAGCAAGAAAGAGATTTCACAGCTTAATCGTGAAAAATTAAAGTTAGCTAAAAATTTAACGGGTATTAAAGACATGGAAACGCTTCCTGGTGCTATTTTTATTATAGATCCTAAGCGAGAGCAAATAGCTATTAATGAGGCTAGAAAATTAAGAATTCCCATTATTTCTGTTGTTGATACAAATTGTAATCCAGATGTTATTGATTGTCCAATTCCTGGTAATGATGATGCGATTCGTTCTGTTGCTTTGTTTACCAAAATAATATCTGATGCTATTTTGGAAAGTGATAAAGAGGTTGGAATTCAAATAATTGAAAATTTGAATGAAGAGGATTTAATGAAAGAGATTGAAATTAAAAATGATAAAAAAGATTCTATTGAAGAAAGAGGGAGTAATTTATGA
- a CDS encoding UDP diphosphate synthase gives MSKSSLPSHVGIIMDGNRRWALSKGVSSLEGYEEGLKRAKEIVKYSLSVGIEYLSFYVFSTENWKRDDCEIEKLMFLIARYLKAEFDFYKENGIKIIVSGDVEPLNEEVKSSIKDSVSFSKNFNNLVLNLAINYGGRNEILRAIRKFVSSDFDLKSLDENTFFHFLDNPELPNLDLLIRTGGNVRISNFFLWRIAYSELIFSNVLWPEYYDNRYSKDLECFQLRRRNFGR, from the coding sequence ATGAGTAAAAGTTCTCTTCCAAGTCATGTTGGAATCATTATGGATGGCAATAGAAGATGGGCTTTAAGTAAGGGGGTATCCTCTTTAGAGGGTTATGAAGAAGGTCTTAAAAGAGCAAAAGAGATAGTTAAGTATTCTCTAAGCGTAGGTATCGAATATTTATCCTTTTATGTATTTTCTACTGAGAATTGGAAAAGGGATGATTGTGAGATAGAAAAGTTAATGTTTTTAATTGCTAGGTATTTGAAGGCTGAATTTGATTTTTACAAGGAAAATGGAATAAAAATAATAGTTTCAGGGGATGTTGAGCCTTTAAATGAAGAAGTAAAAAGCTCAATAAAAGATTCTGTTAGTTTTTCTAAAAATTTTAACAACCTTGTTTTAAATTTAGCAATCAATTATGGGGGGCGAAATGAAATACTTAGAGCTATTAGAAAATTTGTTTCAAGTGATTTTGACTTAAAATCTTTAGATGAGAATACTTTTTTTCATTTTTTAGACAATCCAGAACTTCCTAATCTTGATCTTTTAATACGCACGGGTGGAAATGTTAGAATAAGTAATTTTTTCTTATGGAGGATTGCTTATTCCGAATTGATTTTTTCAAATGTTTTGTGGCCCGAATATTATGACAATAGGTATAGCAAGGATTTGGAATGTTTCCAACTTAGAAGAAGAAATTTTGGGAGATAA
- a CDS encoding 30S ribosomal protein S1, with the protein MENQKDLQENYLKVLERVELGSRVSGTVVNVMKDYILVDIGYKSEGFIKIEEFENIPKIGDKLEAIVVRIGGELGLILSVEKLDSLNFQDKVDEYIQSKKVIKGKVLVELPNGYKIQINENVSGFMPFYLSSKSKDEKLKRGSIVEFYILEANKIDGLRLILDRRSLERERDLAKRIELISSYNEEDVVDGVVDRITEYGAIVKIKNFVTGILHKRNIAFNQVENIEDFVRVGDKLKLKIIKINSQTGKMELSLKALKSNPWDSVDIKYKIDSIVKGKVVKILPFGAVIELDSELSGFLHISNFSWIRVIRSPQELIKLGQIVEVKILEIDKENQKISLGIKQINENPWERLTEKYPIGRVVQGVVINITKTGAFVNIEEGIDAYVSKFDISWLEEIDPEEYFKIGDLVNGKVLEVDKRKRNVRLGIKQLEESPWEDFSKSYKKGDALEVEIVEKKSKGFQVRVYNKIMGFISKIQLGDTKESSLETFEKLNIGDKLKVVITSIDSKDRSVLLSYREYENQRSREEISSYLFKGNDEESYKPFESLLKRDE; encoded by the coding sequence ATGGAAAATCAAAAAGATTTACAAGAAAATTATTTGAAAGTGCTTGAGAGAGTAGAACTTGGCAGCCGTGTTTCTGGGACGGTTGTTAACGTTATGAAGGATTATATTTTAGTAGATATTGGCTATAAATCGGAAGGCTTTATCAAGATTGAAGAATTTGAGAATATTCCTAAAATTGGCGATAAGCTTGAAGCCATAGTTGTAAGAATAGGTGGAGAATTAGGGCTGATTTTAAGTGTTGAAAAGCTTGATTCTTTAAATTTTCAAGATAAAGTAGATGAGTATATCCAAAGTAAAAAAGTAATTAAAGGTAAAGTGTTAGTTGAACTTCCAAATGGCTATAAGATTCAAATTAATGAAAATGTTTCTGGCTTTATGCCTTTTTACTTAAGTTCAAAATCTAAAGATGAAAAATTGAAAAGGGGCTCTATTGTTGAGTTTTATATTCTTGAAGCAAATAAGATAGATGGTTTGAGACTTATTCTTGATAGACGCAGTTTAGAAAGAGAAAGAGATCTTGCTAAGAGAATAGAATTGATAAGTTCTTACAACGAAGAGGATGTGGTCGATGGGGTTGTTGATCGTATTACAGAATATGGTGCTATTGTAAAAATTAAAAATTTTGTTACAGGAATCTTGCATAAAAGAAATATTGCTTTTAATCAAGTTGAAAATATTGAAGATTTTGTTAGGGTAGGTGATAAGTTAAAGTTAAAAATTATTAAGATAAATTCACAAACAGGTAAAATGGAGCTATCGCTTAAAGCCTTAAAATCAAATCCTTGGGATTCTGTAGATATTAAATATAAAATTGATAGTATTGTAAAAGGGAAAGTGGTAAAGATTTTGCCCTTTGGAGCTGTTATTGAACTTGACAGCGAGTTGTCGGGATTTTTGCACATAAGTAATTTTTCTTGGATAAGAGTAATAAGGAGTCCTCAAGAATTAATAAAGCTTGGTCAGATAGTAGAAGTTAAGATTTTAGAGATAGATAAAGAAAATCAAAAAATATCTTTAGGTATTAAACAGATAAATGAGAATCCTTGGGAGAGGTTAACCGAGAAATATCCTATTGGAAGGGTTGTTCAAGGAGTTGTTATTAATATTACAAAAACAGGTGCTTTTGTGAATATTGAAGAAGGTATAGATGCTTATGTGAGCAAGTTTGATATTTCTTGGCTTGAAGAGATTGATCCTGAAGAATATTTTAAAATAGGTGACTTGGTTAATGGAAAAGTGCTTGAGGTGGACAAAAGAAAAAGAAATGTTAGATTAGGAATTAAACAGCTAGAAGAGAGTCCTTGGGAAGATTTTTCTAAAAGTTATAAAAAAGGTGATGCTCTTGAGGTTGAAATTGTAGAAAAAAAGTCAAAAGGTTTTCAAGTAAGAGTTTATAATAAAATAATGGGATTTATTAGTAAAATTCAATTAGGAGATACAAAAGAGTCTAGTTTAGAAACTTTTGAAAAACTAAACATCGGAGATAAACTTAAAGTGGTAATAACAAGTATTGATTCTAAAGATAGATCAGTTTTGCTCTCTTATAGGGAATATGAAAATCAAAGATCAAGAGAAGAAATTTCTTCTTATTTATTTAAGGGCAATGATGAAGAGTCTTATAAGCCATTTGAAAGCTTGCTAAAGAGGGATGAGTAA
- a CDS encoding ribosome recycling factor, with translation MEDYKAFLDEKMSKVLLSLDNEYKTLRTGRVSSNIFDKIFIQYHGQRTPITQVSSIRIPEARLVVIQPWDKSILNKIEQAILSSDLSMNPSSDGSVIRIKVPALTSERRQDIVKQAKKIAEEHKISTRNIRQDLNNKVKKQGKESEITEDNLKRILDDIQKSTDIYIKRIDTILESKIQEIMEI, from the coding sequence ATGGAAGATTATAAGGCTTTTCTAGATGAAAAGATGAGTAAAGTTCTTTTATCGCTTGATAATGAATATAAAACGTTAAGAACAGGTAGGGTTAGTAGCAATATTTTTGATAAAATTTTTATTCAATACCATGGCCAAAGAACACCTATAACTCAAGTGTCAAGCATTAGAATTCCTGAAGCAAGGCTTGTTGTTATCCAACCTTGGGATAAAAGCATTTTAAATAAGATAGAACAAGCTATACTTAGTTCTGATCTTTCCATGAATCCTTCAAGTGATGGTTCGGTTATTAGAATTAAGGTACCAGCGCTAACTAGTGAAAGGCGACAAGATATTGTAAAACAGGCTAAAAAAATAGCAGAAGAACATAAAATTTCAACTAGAAATATACGACAGGATTTAAATAATAAGGTTAAAAAACAGGGAAAAGAGTCAGAAATTACAGAGGACAATTTAAAAAGAATTTTAGATGATATCCAGAAATCTACAGATATTTATATTAAAAGGATAGATACTATTTTAGAATCTAAAATTCAAGAAATAATGGAAATTTAA
- a CDS encoding elongation factor Ts, which yields MSIISPQDVKKLREETNAGFGDCKKALSAAGGNFELAKKKLREMGIASAEKRLDRDAKEGRVFSYSNNIHAGLLLVSCETDFVALNHNFVDLGNSLIKELVESGRNSLTTSQESELKNLAATIKENLQVKKIFITEIQSNEFVKIYLHGEQSKIGVLVKLRVDDFSKTEDEMFQNFAMDVALHVAAFAPIYLRNDDVCQNYIKEQEEIFAKQLELSGKSESIVKGIVAGKIKKHLAEISLLEQSFVKNDKITVREMLEEVSKVISSTIEIVEFKYLRIG from the coding sequence ATGAGCATTATTAGTCCTCAAGATGTAAAAAAGCTTCGAGAAGAGACCAATGCTGGTTTTGGAGATTGTAAAAAAGCTTTGTCCGCTGCTGGTGGCAACTTTGAATTGGCTAAAAAAAAGCTTAGAGAAATGGGAATTGCTTCTGCTGAGAAAAGACTTGACCGAGATGCAAAAGAAGGCAGAGTATTCTCATATTCTAATAATATTCATGCTGGGCTTTTGCTTGTTTCATGTGAAACAGACTTTGTTGCTTTAAATCATAATTTTGTTGATTTGGGCAATTCTTTAATAAAAGAATTGGTAGAGAGTGGAAGAAATTCTTTAACAACTTCTCAAGAGTCAGAGCTTAAAAATTTAGCAGCTACTATAAAAGAAAATCTTCAAGTTAAAAAAATTTTTATTACTGAGATTCAATCTAATGAATTTGTAAAAATTTATTTACACGGTGAACAATCTAAGATAGGTGTTTTGGTCAAATTAAGAGTAGATGATTTTTCTAAAACTGAGGATGAAATGTTTCAAAATTTTGCTATGGATGTAGCTTTACATGTGGCTGCGTTTGCTCCTATTTATTTGAGAAATGATGATGTTTGTCAAAACTATATTAAAGAGCAAGAAGAGATATTTGCCAAACAATTAGAATTGAGTGGCAAGTCAGAAAGTATAGTCAAAGGTATAGTTGCAGGAAAAATCAAAAAGCATCTTGCTGAAATTTCTCTTCTAGAGCAAAGTTTTGTAAAAAATGATAAAATCACTGTTAGGGAAATGTTAGAAGAAGTTTCAAAGGTAATTTCAAGCACAATAGAAATAGTTGAGTTTAAGTATTTAAGAATAGGATAG
- a CDS encoding pseudouridine synthase, with product MLALKNLRVHVFLAEKGLGSRRFCEELIRKKLVRINGSIAKLGDKLALGDRIIYRNQIFVFKDIQSKSKIYLALNKPKNYLCSNFDVNRRKLAISLVQPLFKERIFSIGRLDFKSSGLLLFTNDGKFANDIIHPRQKIEREYIIESKRNIDENLLISFKSGIRVEKEFFKLKSYEILSKNSARLILDEGKNREIRKVFLSKNIFLKKIHRIRIGNINLDSLKEGQVKIVPLVKINRLKSRLEKSNDNSN from the coding sequence ATGCTTGCACTTAAAAACCTCAGAGTACATGTTTTTTTAGCTGAAAAGGGATTAGGGTCAAGAAGATTTTGTGAGGAATTGATAAGGAAAAAACTTGTAAGAATTAATGGTTCTATTGCTAAGCTTGGAGACAAATTAGCTTTAGGAGACAGAATAATTTATAGGAATCAGATTTTTGTTTTCAAAGATATTCAAAGCAAGAGTAAAATTTATTTGGCACTTAACAAACCCAAAAATTATTTATGTTCTAATTTTGATGTTAATAGGAGAAAATTAGCAATATCTTTGGTCCAACCCTTATTTAAAGAGCGTATATTTTCAATCGGTAGACTTGATTTTAAAAGTTCTGGGCTTTTATTATTTACTAATGATGGTAAGTTTGCAAATGACATTATTCATCCAAGACAAAAAATTGAAAGAGAATATATTATTGAATCAAAAAGAAATATTGATGAAAATTTGCTTATTTCTTTTAAATCGGGTATAAGGGTAGAAAAAGAATTTTTTAAATTAAAATCTTATGAAATTTTAAGTAAAAATTCTGCTAGATTGATTCTAGACGAAGGAAAAAATAGAGAAATAAGAAAAGTGTTTTTAAGCAAAAATATTTTTTTAAAAAAAATTCACAGAATTAGAATCGGCAATATTAATTTGGATAGTTTAAAGGAAGGGCAAGTAAAAATTGTTCCTTTAGTTAAGATAAATAGGCTGAAATCCAGGTTGGAGAAGTCAAATGATAATAGCAATTGA